The DNA sequence tactgaaatttcagttttttcgcaAAAAGAATAATTACTTACCTACATTTTactcagagatggaaaattaaatttcaagtgTTTCATCAGAAACTGCATGTGCAGCCAGAAGCAATCATCCAAGAATTCAACACGGCAAAGAAATTTGACtcatgataattttttaaaaacaatttcagtgatttttttttacgtaaaaacgtGAGGTATTAAAGTAAAAACTGTGTTCAAAACCAATATATTATTTTCAAGAGTTATTTAAGAGTTTTCTAACAGTTTCATTCAACAATTATGGCATTGAAATTTGAcctctcataaattttaaatataaaaatccCAAAACGGGTTTCCTTCTTTGTAAATTTCAAcagtcggcctcctgtggtgtagtggttgtagcgcttgctctatgctCAGGAGtttccgggttcgattcccggtcggtgacccgagtttgatggtctcaaacgatGGTTACCTGGGACTGGCTTGATTAGGGACGGAGAGGGGATGGGGCTCTAGGGATGGTAAAGCGCAGGATTATCCCTTGTCGGATACttgaagtgtaaaaaaaagttttattaaGGGTTTCTcgattaaaatttacaagtttttccaagagatttttttacaGTCCCTACTACTAGGATACAAAAATATCAAGATGATTGATAGGGAATTAAAATAAGTAAgtaaattagaaaataaatttgtaGATGACCTCTCTGTAGCGTTCGAAGCACTGAAGACATCAGCCCATTCTCATACAGCTTGATGACCGTGTCAAAGCAGCAGTTGTTTTCCTCATCTGCCAGACTGATAGGAGTGTATGCTCGGGAAATAAACTCGCTTTCCACCTCAGTTCTACCCAGTGACGTTTCAGAGCTTGTTGCCATATCAGACGATTGGAACCCAGAAGTCTTCAGACGAGGGCATCGCATAATAAGATGTTGGCTCGGCCGATATGGCAGATGACCTGAGATTTCAAAAGCCGTCTGTTCGTCAGAACAGTGACTTGCCGCAGATGCTTGAAATCTAAATAAGAAAATGTCCTGTGCTAATAatgagatttcaaaaattctgaacGGTTGGTACCGCAGTGTTGATAAAAGATCACATCTCTGTTTGTGGCTGACCGATGCTGTGCTACCTTCTTTCCACTTCCTCAACTCTGCTTCGTAGACATCGACGATACACGGCACACAACCTGATCCACAGCAGTCTGAACTGTTGGGTTTGACAGGCTCCATCGATCATTTCGATTTTCAGCGAAGAGATGCTCAATGTCAGGATTCCGATGAGTTGTTTGAATACGTAATTTTTAAACCGACAGAGTTGCAAAATAATGAAGAATGAGTTGCCACTTGAACCATCATGAAAACTTCTGGAAGGATTGGGGATGTATTTTCATGCATAGTACTTTCTTAAGGCAACAGTATAATATCGACACCACGCAAATGGGACTTAATAGTGTTCCAACAAAAACAAACAGGGAAGAAATACTGAAAATCCAAGGACCGTTTCGAAAACAAAATGAGAGAATTGTACAAAATGTGTGCTCATATATTTACacttgcaaaattgaaaatgatgaaGGTGCTAACTGGTGATAACCAAGTAACCAACTAACCAAGTGATAACAACAGTGATAACGAATTACTTCGATTGTTTGTAAACAAAAGAACATAACCAACATTGAACCATGTTGTCAACTTGTAGGAAGGAGGATGAAAGACtcggtgccggacacgggagctgtcagcaatagatttcgggtgcactgcagattgcgaaacgacgggtggcgcgactgcggattgcacaggagttagggcgctcgtatgatgtaaacaaactttggccgcgggattgaagaattgaatctctaaattgaatcggacatctgaggaactaacgaacagcttgtgggctgtaaaaattgacgacctgtaatacagatggacaagattctaaaaactctctgacttttaaaaagaggtggcgggggattcaaaacaagttgatgctgtacatGCTAAAGAAGGTTTTATATATGAagcggaaaatttattaaaaatgagaaatttagaaaatatcgactcatcaaaaactaattagcaataaatgcgcgcaaaaaatgcgcaataaaattcggaaagttttgctttgagcgcttgagtctatatacgcagtatagcaGCATCCTCTTACTATCAAGTGGTGGATCTGCAGTAGCGCGCTCGCTCAGTGATCCGGTAggcccgggttcgaatcccgggcgCCGCGTCAAATTTTTACGActgaattttatattctcacacattttcacatcgattcccatttgatacattagatcttaaaacatcaattaatttacaaccatcaacgatcaataacttcttcaatttgaagtatagattttttttttaggaggggggaggggtcacgcgcgcgatattctcgccaatcactgtactttcacattagcagacgacccgctccgccccctcacatcgacatatttctcccgaatGATTCATGAGTCATGTCGCCCGGTCGTatgagtcatgatttttcccatcattatccagaaaatgataatgaaaaattgtagcatttttaatttgaatgttcgtagtaatttttcattatcattttctggataatgatgggaaaaaacatgacgcatacgggtgatcgggagaaatatgttgatgtgagggggcggagcggtcgtctgctaatgtgaaagtacagtgattggcgagaatatcgcgcgcgtgacccctccccccctcccaaaaaaaaaatctatatttcaaattgaagaagttcttgatcgttgatggttgtaaattaattgatgttttaagatctaatgtatcaaatgggaatcgatgtgaaaatgtgtgagaatataaaattcggtcgtaaaaatttggcgcggcgcccgggaatcgaacccggacccGTCGGTTCACAAGGCAAGCGCActaccgcagagccaccgcTTTACGGTGAGAGAGTGCtgctatactgcgtatatagactcaagcggtcaaagcaaaactttccggaatttttttggggtgtttctggggggggcattggaaaaaacaaaaaaatatgggtcaaataaattcatccaaagagttcgtacgaatttttttcagccgatcggaggcggcagctcgGAAGTTTCCCTGTTAGGGAgattaaaatacaagaggagaaaggtaaggccttgtcgctccacgggacgttttcataggatttgtcccaagttcgaatcgcaggaatgaaacttctgggatttttcccagttaccgtctccacgggacggggctcatacagtccagcaagaaaacttctaaaagtcaaagttctaaaatgagccacatGCTTCATATAGGTATTGTTCATGTATTCTCACGGAGCGgcctaactcctgtgcaatccgcagtcgcgccaccaccgtcgttttgcaatctgcacccgaaatctattgctgacagctcccgtgtccggcacccATGAACGACTCTATGGATGAAAGTCAGAAGTGAATAAAGCACAAGGAAAGACATGTCTTTGAGtgaaaaaggggggaaaaatcgaaaaatcttgtACTGAAACTTGAATTTCGAAGTTATTTTGAATTCACATCGAAACCTCAACATCTTACACTGCCTATTATTACTATCGCTGCAGAAATATCAGAGTATCCAATATTCGCGAGTCGCGGATATTCCGACCAGGCCCTAACGTTAttccacaattttatttgtCCATCTGATTTGATTCATCTTATATTGAGTATTCACTCCCGCAGGACCATCctcgaaaaatttagaaaaatgcaAGGTGGAAGGCTGGAGCAATGTTGATGAAATTCCCCATCACCCATACAAGTCGAGTCGCGGATATTCCGACCAGGCCCTAACGTTCccacaattttatttgttcatccgatttgattcATCTTATATTGAGTATACTCTCCCAGaaccatcctcggaaaatttagagaaaatccgAGAGGAAGTCTCGACCAATGTTGCCGAAATTTCAGAGTATCCAATAttcgcgagtcgcgtaaattcggaacAGGCCTAGGCGTTTcgtcaatttcatttttttatcggGTTGGATTCAACTTATATTGAGTATACTCTCCCGGaaccatcctcggaaaatttagagaaaatccaaGGGGAATAAGTCTCGACCAATGTTGCCGAAATTTCCGAATATCCAATAttcgcgagtcgcgtaaattcggattGGCCCGGGTGATTCCACAATTTCATTTATTCATCCGATTTGACACATTGTAGGTATATTGAGTATACACTCCCTGGAACATCctcgaaaaatttagagaaaatccaaTTTGGAAATCTtgagcaatgttgccgaatcGCCCCATCATCCATTCGAGTCGAGTCGCGGAAATTCGGAACAGGCTTTTAGGCGTTACGTCagtttcatttgttcatccgatttgattcATCTTATATTGAGTATACACTCCAAGGACTATCCTCGAATAAAGAGAAAATCCGAGTGGAAAATCTTGAGCAATGTTGCCGTCTTCCCGGATTAGCGAAAATCCATAATTTTGTATAGATATGAAAAAGGCTAAGTCGTTGAGTCATTTTCTTGTGTTCATCTGGAGGAAGGCCTCCTAAGACCCTTCTCTAATTTTTACCTGTGTCTTTTTGCTCCATTTTTCTGCCATTTTAAAAGCAACCTCCAGGTAGATAGTCAATGGGGGTGGCcttgaaacaataatggaatACATAACGCATTCATACCCTTTAATGTTGCTGGGCAGTGTAGGGAAGTGGAAGAGACTATGAAAGAGCTTTGCTCCATCATAAGTACTTAATCTGGCTGTCAGGGAACTTTTGAGATATCGCTCATAATAATAAACATTGTTATCATCATTCACTTGTTGCAGTTTCTGGAGTGGACATATTAATCGATATCATCttcaataaatttttcatttgatttccaACGAGTCTTTACTTTACAGAGTGACCGttactttcatttttgtttcggTAACAGTCTACCACATGCTGAAGCTTTTTTTAACAAATCCAGATATTTTAGttactgaaaaaattcttgTATCAGAGCACTAAGAAGAAATAGTGTTTCAAGATCCAATTGCGTCCATGGAAAAGTTATTAACAAATCCTCATCCAGCTACCATAGGCCCGTGGAAACTTGAGACTGATTGTAATATTTCATTCAACTTTTAATACCCTTGTGAGCTACCGCTTCATTATTACCAAACTTGCATTTTCAGGGCTGgagttgaaaaatttacattttcattgtaatttttgaattaaTAATTTCGAAGAAACgccatctccttttttttttaatttttcagaagagccaaAAAACTGATCGGAAAGTGAATATTTAGTGAAATCTCGAGACTGAAGGTTTGATACTGTGTATGATAGTAATGAGTAAATCCAGAGCAAAACCAGAAAAAATGAATTCTGGaactgaaataataaaatggatATGGCCcctttttcatacaattttcgcATAAATAAAAGGACCTTTCTATTGTGCTGAGAtctctcctgaaaaatattatcac is a window from the Bemisia tabaci chromosome 10, PGI_BMITA_v3 genome containing:
- the LOC109031914 gene encoding NADH-cytochrome b5 reductase-like; this translates as MEPVKPNSSDCCGSGCVPCIVDVYEAELRKWKEGSTASVSHKQRCDLLSTLRYQPFRIFEISLLAQDIFLFRFQASAASHCSDEQTAFEISGHLPYRPSQHLIMRCPRLKTSGFQSSDMATSSETSLGRTEVESEFISRAYTPISLADEENNCCFDTVIKLYENGLMSSVLRTLQRGDLVYFRGPYGGFEHTPGLYSSLTMVCAGTGLAPMISIIKSILRNEDDETLVLLLFSVSNFQSIILREEISNFCRNWNMKAKIFLSGERNWSEVSQHLRHGEAILCQRINQETIESEVCNRQNNQVLLCGPEGFCQDVQTWLRNTKFDVERRLFIF